The following coding sequences are from one Streptomyces sp. NBC_00536 window:
- a CDS encoding ATP-binding protein: protein MSVQVETMPYRHVLDVPAMGSAVRTARETTELVLVECGVGLRHPSVGPALLILAELVTNAVRHAACLSPNITVTYAHGPGAFAFAVHDRHPYQPALFRALATAPGSGLAMVMEMTMELGGTAVVRADADVRGKAIWITLPL from the coding sequence GTGAGCGTCCAAGTCGAGACGATGCCCTACCGGCACGTGCTGGACGTACCCGCCATGGGCTCGGCCGTCCGCACCGCCCGCGAGACCACCGAACTCGTCCTCGTGGAGTGCGGGGTGGGGCTGCGTCATCCGAGCGTGGGCCCGGCCCTGCTGATCCTGGCCGAACTGGTCACCAACGCCGTCCGCCACGCCGCCTGCCTCTCCCCGAACATCACCGTCACCTACGCGCACGGGCCGGGTGCGTTCGCGTTCGCCGTCCACGACCGCCACCCCTACCAGCCCGCCCTGTTCCGGGCGCTCGCCACCGCCCCGGGCAGCGGCCTGGCCATGGTGATGGAGATGACGATGGAGCTGGGCGGCACCGCCGTCGTACGCGCTGACGCGGACGTCCGGGGCAAGGCCATCTGGATCACGCTCCCCCTGTGA
- a CDS encoding bifunctional serine/threonine protein kinase/MFS transporter, whose amino-acid sequence MDSLTVEDPTYIGPYRLIARLGAGGMGLVYLGRDEVGRTVAVKVVQAEYAAHPEFRKRFAREVAAARRVGGSWTADVLDANTDAGVAVPWVATQYIAGPDLTTVVARDFGPLPEHSVRVLASRLALALEAVHAAGLIHRDLKPSNVLVTVDGPRVIDFGIARAMDSLGGDSLHTRTGMLIGSPGFMSPEQVRGLPLTPASDVFCLGAVLVYAATGRLLFGATDTGLNAHLFRIAEEDPDLTGVPDSLLPLVRACLAKNPAQRPTPAQIAEHTAEHTGGDGGGVWLPGEVLVQLGRHAAQLLDYVPAARPEAAIATPVTESAPARTPAPGYTPTAPDRGTPAPVPRRRWHLAVIALAQLAVLLGATYQESFRASMVSSDFVIFFTVPFAALLLLGGHIVDRVGSKRTLVTGLAGLAAACALGSAFGGLHSWPLFLARTLQGGFGALVTTAALALVTTGLPEPKERVRAFGIYATVSVGGPILGLLLARDLGWGLPLAISALLALTALAGTRALPPDRPDRPDRTDTRFDLPGALLSVLGIAGLVYGPLEASASPDGSAAEKWRGPLIVLPIAGGVILLLAFLRWQRSASNPLLPRYVLQDRARLGGFLTMFLAGAGILSLTPVMARGIVLSHGYSTVKAWLAVLPLIAAIAIGATQISLRLLRRGMTPGMLIVTGLVITPIGSVLTVVTIEAEAGYPAMLPCMILAGLGIGLVLMPVVSAATTAILPQHAGAAAAAVIAAQLVGKGIGTALVSTIHAPPWWDIVCLLLAGLTAARMVRQRNG is encoded by the coding sequence GTGGACTCGCTCACCGTCGAAGATCCGACGTACATAGGCCCTTACCGCCTGATCGCCCGGCTGGGCGCGGGCGGCATGGGCCTGGTCTATCTCGGCCGCGACGAGGTCGGCCGTACGGTCGCCGTCAAGGTCGTGCAGGCCGAGTACGCCGCCCATCCCGAGTTCCGTAAACGGTTCGCCCGCGAGGTGGCGGCGGCCCGGCGGGTGGGCGGCAGTTGGACGGCGGACGTCCTGGACGCGAACACCGACGCCGGGGTGGCGGTGCCGTGGGTGGCCACGCAGTACATCGCGGGCCCCGACCTGACCACGGTCGTCGCCCGGGACTTCGGCCCGCTGCCCGAGCACTCGGTCCGCGTCCTCGCCAGCCGCCTGGCCCTCGCACTCGAAGCCGTGCACGCGGCGGGCCTGATCCACCGCGACCTCAAACCGTCCAACGTCCTGGTCACGGTGGACGGCCCCCGCGTCATCGACTTCGGCATCGCACGAGCGATGGACAGCCTCGGCGGCGACAGCCTGCACACCCGCACCGGCATGCTGATCGGCTCGCCGGGCTTCATGTCACCGGAACAGGTCCGCGGCCTCCCCCTCACCCCGGCCAGCGACGTGTTCTGCCTCGGCGCCGTCCTCGTCTACGCCGCCACCGGACGCCTCCTCTTCGGCGCCACCGACACCGGCCTCAACGCCCACCTCTTCCGCATCGCCGAAGAAGACCCCGACCTCACCGGCGTACCGGACTCCCTCCTCCCACTCGTACGCGCCTGCCTGGCCAAGAACCCGGCCCAACGGCCCACCCCCGCCCAGATCGCCGAACACACCGCCGAACACACCGGCGGGGACGGGGGAGGGGTCTGGCTCCCGGGCGAGGTCCTGGTTCAACTGGGGCGGCACGCGGCCCAGTTGCTGGACTATGTTCCGGCGGCGCGGCCCGAAGCTGCCATCGCCACCCCGGTGACGGAGTCGGCCCCCGCGCGCACCCCGGCCCCCGGCTACACCCCGACCGCTCCGGACCGCGGCACCCCCGCCCCGGTGCCCCGGCGCCGGTGGCACCTGGCCGTGATCGCCCTCGCGCAACTGGCGGTGCTGCTCGGAGCGACGTATCAAGAGTCCTTCCGCGCCAGCATGGTGAGCTCGGACTTCGTCATCTTCTTCACGGTCCCCTTCGCGGCGCTGCTGCTGCTCGGCGGACACATCGTCGACCGCGTGGGGAGCAAACGGACGCTGGTCACGGGCTTGGCGGGACTCGCGGCGGCCTGTGCGCTCGGCAGCGCGTTCGGCGGTCTGCACTCCTGGCCGCTGTTCCTGGCCCGCACCCTGCAGGGCGGTTTCGGCGCGCTGGTGACCACGGCGGCGCTGGCCCTGGTGACCACCGGTCTTCCCGAACCGAAGGAACGGGTCAGGGCCTTCGGGATCTACGCCACGGTCAGCGTCGGTGGACCGATACTGGGGCTGCTCCTGGCCCGAGACCTGGGCTGGGGGCTGCCCCTGGCCATCTCCGCGCTCCTCGCCCTGACCGCCCTGGCCGGTACACGCGCCCTCCCACCCGACCGCCCCGACCGCCCCGACCGTACCGACACCCGCTTCGACCTGCCCGGCGCCCTGCTCAGCGTCCTCGGGATCGCCGGCCTGGTCTACGGCCCTCTCGAAGCGTCGGCGAGCCCCGACGGATCCGCCGCGGAGAAGTGGCGCGGCCCCCTGATCGTGCTCCCGATCGCGGGTGGCGTCATCCTGCTCCTGGCCTTCCTGCGGTGGCAGCGCAGCGCGTCGAACCCGCTCCTTCCGCGGTACGTCCTCCAGGACCGGGCAAGGCTCGGCGGGTTCCTCACCATGTTCCTCGCCGGGGCCGGCATCCTCTCCCTCACACCCGTCATGGCCCGCGGGATCGTGCTGAGCCACGGCTACTCCACGGTCAAAGCCTGGCTGGCGGTACTCCCCCTGATCGCCGCGATCGCCATCGGCGCCACCCAGATCTCCCTCCGCCTGCTGCGCCGGGGCATGACACCAGGCATGCTCATCGTGACGGGCCTGGTGATCACGCCGATCGGAAGCGTGCTGACCGTCGTCACCATCGAGGCCGAAGCCGGGTACCCGGCCATGCTCCCGTGCATGATCCTCGCGGGCCTCGGCATCGGCCTGGTCCTCATGCCGGTCGTCTCCGCCGCGACCACCGCCATCCTGCCCCAGCACGCGGGCGCGGCCGCGGCCGCCGTCATCGCGGCGCAGCTCGTGGGGAAAGGGATCGGCACGGCACTGGTCAGCACCATCCACGCGCCACCCTGGTGGGACATCGTCTGCCTGCTCCTCGCCGGCCTGACCGCCGCCAGGATGGTGAGGCAACGAAACGGGTGA
- a CDS encoding DUF6126 family protein: protein MTDIPPQKGTAADREKWKEKGVALRAFFYIFGTHLFAGFIWLLFYLGRHAQK, encoded by the coding sequence ATGACGGACATCCCGCCCCAGAAGGGCACGGCGGCGGACCGGGAGAAGTGGAAGGAGAAGGGCGTCGCCCTGCGCGCCTTCTTCTACATCTTCGGCACGCACCTGTTCGCCGGGTTCATCTGGCTGCTGTTCTACCTGGGCCGCCATGCCCAGAAGTGA
- a CDS encoding GNAT family N-acetyltransferase — protein sequence MSRESRPGAVLDNPVWAALDGPHRGLAETGPAGLAARYPAAVSPFAALADPEDPHAWADLAALAGPAQELWVTGLLTPPAGWETLMSLPGVQLDGRAVRGKEDPEAVILGPSDVPEMLELAGLTRPGPFGERTVELGTYLGIRREGRLVAMAGERMRPTGWSEISAVCTHPDHRGAGLAGRLIRAVVATVEDRGDNPFLHAAAQNTGAVGLYLSMGFTLRREPYFIGLHTPGRPG from the coding sequence ATGTCCCGTGAGTCCCGGCCCGGCGCCGTCCTCGACAATCCGGTCTGGGCGGCGCTCGACGGCCCGCACCGCGGCCTCGCCGAGACCGGGCCCGCCGGGCTCGCCGCCCGGTACCCCGCGGCCGTGTCGCCCTTCGCCGCGCTCGCCGATCCCGAGGACCCGCACGCCTGGGCGGATCTGGCCGCGCTGGCCGGTCCCGCTCAAGAGCTCTGGGTGACCGGGCTGCTGACCCCGCCCGCCGGCTGGGAAACCCTGATGTCACTGCCGGGCGTGCAGCTGGACGGCCGCGCGGTCCGGGGCAAGGAGGATCCGGAGGCGGTGATCCTGGGGCCCTCTGATGTGCCGGAGATGCTGGAGCTGGCCGGGCTGACCCGGCCCGGCCCGTTCGGTGAGCGCACCGTCGAGCTGGGCACGTACCTCGGGATCCGGCGCGAGGGCCGTCTCGTCGCGATGGCGGGCGAGCGGATGCGGCCGACGGGCTGGTCGGAGATCAGCGCGGTGTGCACCCACCCCGACCACCGGGGCGCGGGGCTCGCCGGACGGCTGATCCGCGCGGTCGTGGCGACCGTGGAGGACCGCGGCGACAACCCGTTCCTCCACGCGGCGGCCCAGAACACCGGGGCCGTGGGCCTCTACCTGTCGATGGGATTCACCCTCCGCCGCGAGCCGTACTTCATCGGGCTCCACACACCCGGCCGACCTGGATGA
- a CDS encoding MBL fold metallo-hydrolase has translation MASTSTTSHTTGDTTTGEQIPVRVFGGPTALFAYGGLRFLTDPTFDAPGDYPVPGARLTKTAPSSAAPADLGRIDVVLLSHDEHPDNLDHSGRALLADVPLTLTTPGGGERLGGRAKGLADWESIDLERPGGGTITVTGVPAIHGPGAREDVEPFTGQVVGFVLTGQGLPTVYVSGDNASLDLVREIAERFGPVDTAILFAGAPRFPVLFDGATIVLDSAQAAEAATILGARRVVPVHYDSWAHFTEGRDELVAAFANAGLADRLDLGDLGDLGGLGDAVG, from the coding sequence ATGGCCAGTACCAGCACGACCAGCCACACGACCGGCGACACGACCACCGGTGAACAGATCCCCGTCCGCGTCTTCGGCGGCCCGACCGCCCTCTTCGCCTACGGTGGCCTGCGATTCCTGACCGACCCGACCTTCGACGCTCCCGGCGACTACCCGGTGCCGGGCGCCCGGCTGACCAAGACGGCACCCTCCTCCGCCGCACCGGCCGACCTCGGCCGCATCGACGTGGTCCTGCTCTCCCACGACGAGCACCCCGACAACCTCGACCACTCCGGCCGGGCACTGCTCGCCGACGTCCCGCTCACCCTCACCACCCCCGGCGGCGGGGAGCGTCTGGGAGGCAGGGCCAAGGGACTGGCCGACTGGGAGTCGATCGACCTCGAACGCCCCGGCGGCGGCACGATCACCGTGACGGGCGTGCCCGCCATCCACGGCCCCGGCGCCCGTGAGGACGTCGAACCGTTCACCGGCCAGGTCGTCGGTTTCGTCCTGACCGGCCAGGGCCTGCCCACGGTCTACGTCAGCGGAGACAACGCCTCACTCGACCTGGTCCGGGAGATAGCCGAACGCTTCGGCCCGGTGGACACCGCCATCCTCTTCGCCGGAGCTCCCCGCTTCCCCGTCCTCTTCGACGGCGCGACCATCGTCCTCGACAGCGCCCAGGCCGCCGAAGCCGCCACGATTCTCGGCGCCCGCCGGGTGGTGCCCGTCCACTACGACAGCTGGGCCCACTTCACCGAGGGCCGTGACGAATTGGTGGCCGCTTTCGCCAACGCCGGGCTGGCCGACCGCCTGGACCTGGGCGACCTGGGCGACCTGGGCGGCCTGGGCGACGCGGTCGGCTGA
- a CDS encoding MerR family transcriptional regulator, translating into MGRVAELAGVSVRTLHHYDDIGLVRPSARTPAGYRAYSAGDVERLREVLAYRRLGFGLREVADLVGDPSTDAVAHLRRLRGLLLERRDRADAMVASIDRELEARAKGLKVTPEEQLEMLGARLYDAIGGAYTATRRTEPRIAAQIWDALADARTVLNVGAGTGSYEPTDRDVTAVEPSAVMRGQRPAGSAPCVAAAAESLPFEDRSFDVAMAVSTVHHWGDPMAGLREMRRVARRVVVLTFDTDEPGWQDRFWLTRDYLPEFAGVLAAFPSLAGMADAIGARAEPVPIPWDCADGLFEAYWRRPGAYLEDHVRRAMSVWTRVGPEAEQRAVRSLGDDLDSGRWAERNSTLADLDAADLGLRLLVA; encoded by the coding sequence GTGGGACGCGTGGCCGAGTTGGCCGGAGTGAGCGTCCGCACGCTGCATCACTATGACGACATCGGGCTCGTTCGGCCTTCGGCGCGGACCCCGGCCGGGTACCGGGCCTATTCGGCGGGCGACGTGGAGCGACTCAGGGAGGTACTGGCCTACAGGCGGCTGGGCTTCGGGCTGCGGGAGGTCGCGGACCTGGTCGGCGACCCGTCCACCGACGCGGTCGCGCACCTGCGCCGACTGCGCGGCCTGTTGCTGGAGCGGCGTGATCGCGCTGACGCCATGGTGGCGTCCATCGACAGGGAACTGGAGGCGCGGGCGAAGGGACTGAAGGTGACACCGGAGGAGCAACTGGAGATGCTCGGCGCACGGCTGTACGACGCGATCGGTGGTGCCTACACCGCGACACGGCGCACCGAGCCGCGGATCGCCGCGCAGATCTGGGACGCGCTCGCGGACGCGCGGACCGTGCTGAACGTCGGGGCCGGCACAGGCTCCTACGAGCCCACTGACCGCGACGTCACCGCGGTGGAGCCATCGGCGGTCATGCGGGGGCAGCGGCCCGCCGGCTCGGCGCCGTGCGTGGCCGCCGCCGCGGAGAGCCTGCCGTTCGAGGACCGCTCCTTCGATGTCGCGATGGCCGTTTCGACCGTTCACCACTGGGGGGACCCGATGGCGGGGCTGCGCGAAATGCGGCGCGTGGCCCGCCGCGTGGTGGTGCTCACCTTCGACACCGACGAGCCCGGATGGCAGGACCGGTTCTGGCTCACCCGCGACTACCTGCCCGAGTTCGCCGGCGTCCTCGCCGCATTCCCCTCGCTTGCCGGGATGGCCGACGCGATCGGCGCCCGCGCCGAGCCGGTGCCCATCCCGTGGGACTGCGCCGACGGCCTGTTCGAGGCGTACTGGCGCCGACCGGGCGCGTACCTGGAGGATCACGTGCGCCGTGCGATGTCGGTGTGGACGAGGGTCGGACCGGAGGCCGAGCAGCGGGCGGTACGAAGCCTCGGCGACGACCTCGACTCCGGCCGGTGGGCCGAGCGCAACAGCACCCTCGCCGACCTGGACGCCGCGGATCTGGGCCTCCGCCTGCTCGTGGCGTGA
- a CDS encoding serine/threonine-protein kinase, translated as MAEARRPGEVIGGRYRLEHRLGGDGSGRTWLAYDEAWNREVAVKELLPPPGLTGREREVWLGRTARWVRVFGRLDGHPNVAGGIDLMRAGETMWTVMRLVNGESLADRLLARGPLPPADSIRILSDVLSALEVIHNAGIVHGGVRPTGVILTPGGRVVLLGDPEGAAQQEASARVSWRASPARAPYTSPQLAQGDTAMPADDLFALGVTLYEMVEGHPPFRGGELGPAMRRAGPLAELIEGLLRTDPEERLTLPEVRRFVLDFVRVHGAALLERAAATRPIGAAPSAAGPPPYVVHVPRARFRQVALLLALAVVCLVLAGPVLAYVTSPQAAAHLMTVLPWTAFLLALAVLAHQVRIAVRKNGPPASSGLGLSLSPPTPWSPQERAARRAAAERAVDAALLRIDQKLAAASPRSPRNGALDD; from the coding sequence ATGGCCGAGGCGAGACGTCCGGGTGAGGTGATCGGGGGCCGCTACCGGCTCGAACACCGGCTGGGCGGAGACGGATCGGGGCGGACCTGGCTGGCGTACGACGAAGCTTGGAACCGCGAGGTCGCGGTCAAGGAGTTACTGCCGCCCCCTGGGCTGACCGGCCGGGAGCGGGAAGTGTGGCTGGGGCGGACCGCACGCTGGGTACGTGTCTTCGGACGGCTCGACGGCCATCCGAACGTCGCCGGCGGCATCGACCTGATGAGGGCAGGCGAGACGATGTGGACCGTCATGCGCCTGGTCAACGGGGAGTCGCTGGCGGACCGTCTCCTGGCCCGGGGGCCCCTTCCCCCGGCGGACAGCATCAGGATCCTCTCTGACGTGCTGTCCGCGCTGGAGGTGATTCACAACGCGGGAATCGTGCACGGCGGTGTCCGGCCGACCGGGGTGATCCTGACCCCTGGCGGTCGGGTGGTCCTGCTCGGCGATCCGGAGGGGGCTGCCCAGCAGGAAGCCAGCGCCCGGGTCTCATGGAGGGCGTCCCCGGCCCGGGCACCGTACACCTCACCGCAACTGGCCCAGGGAGACACGGCCATGCCCGCGGACGATCTGTTCGCCCTGGGAGTGACCCTTTACGAGATGGTCGAGGGGCACCCGCCGTTCCGCGGCGGCGAGCTGGGGCCAGCGATGCGAAGGGCAGGGCCTCTGGCGGAACTGATCGAGGGTTTGTTGCGGACGGACCCCGAGGAACGCCTCACGCTTCCCGAAGTGCGGCGGTTCGTCCTTGACTTCGTGCGGGTGCACGGCGCGGCGCTGCTGGAGCGCGCGGCGGCGACACGGCCAATAGGCGCTGCGCCATCGGCGGCCGGGCCACCGCCGTACGTCGTCCACGTGCCGCGAGCTCGATTCCGGCAGGTTGCACTGCTGCTGGCCTTGGCGGTGGTGTGCCTCGTCCTGGCCGGACCGGTGCTGGCGTATGTCACCTCGCCGCAGGCGGCCGCGCACCTCATGACCGTCCTGCCCTGGACGGCGTTCCTGCTCGCGCTGGCCGTACTCGCCCACCAGGTGCGTATCGCGGTACGCAAGAACGGTCCACCGGCTTCATCGGGGTTGGGCCTGTCCCTGAGCCCGCCCACACCGTGGTCGCCGCAAGAACGCGCGGCACGCCGAGCCGCGGCCGAGCGGGCCGTCGACGCGGCACTGCTGCGGATCGACCAGAAACTGGCCGCCGCCTCACCGCGCTCACCTCGGAACGGGGCCCTCGATGACTGA
- a CDS encoding toxin Doc, which yields MELHIDIRWLLERQAEVLPKAPVIHDFSALVAAVGRHRVSTPKVGALVDNAWRAAALMHSIIRLRPLPARNALFAAGTAVAYLNAVGEGIDAPDSALIDLARDIDAGRADAYDAADRIRSWRI from the coding sequence GTGGAGCTCCACATCGACATCCGCTGGCTCCTGGAGCGCCAGGCGGAAGTCCTCCCCAAGGCGCCGGTCATCCACGACTTCAGCGCTCTCGTGGCGGCGGTCGGCCGCCACCGCGTCAGCACTCCGAAGGTCGGCGCCCTTGTCGACAACGCGTGGCGCGCGGCCGCCCTGATGCACTCGATCATCCGGCTGCGCCCGCTCCCGGCCCGCAACGCGCTGTTCGCCGCGGGCACCGCCGTGGCGTACCTCAACGCCGTCGGCGAAGGCATCGACGCGCCGGACAGTGCGCTGATCGACCTGGCCCGCGACATCGACGCCGGTCGGGCCGACGCGTACGACGCCGCCGACCGCATCCGCTCCTGGCGGATCTGA
- a CDS encoding CGNR zinc finger domain-containing protein, with product MSETPTAESVLPAAPGAEDYLALDFVNSATALPGGQFIDLLGTPGATNHWLTAHGLAPADAGVQETCATQLRSLREHLRALFAARVAGLPALPADLSAVNAALGRAPTAALLYWDERNGPYRAAPCPTHEILDRALATLAANAADLLTGPDADRLTACGSAPCNRYLLRHGRRHWCSIRCGDRARAARAYARRTQPNAD from the coding sequence ATGAGCGAGACCCCGACCGCCGAGTCCGTGTTGCCGGCCGCGCCGGGGGCGGAGGACTACCTCGCCCTCGACTTCGTCAACAGCGCCACCGCGCTGCCCGGAGGGCAGTTCATCGATCTCCTCGGCACCCCAGGGGCGACGAACCACTGGCTCACCGCACACGGTCTCGCTCCGGCCGACGCCGGGGTGCAGGAGACGTGCGCGACGCAGCTGCGCTCGCTGCGCGAACACCTCAGGGCACTGTTCGCCGCCCGAGTTGCCGGGCTGCCCGCCCTGCCCGCGGATCTGTCCGCCGTCAATGCCGCGCTGGGCAGGGCCCCCACGGCCGCCCTGCTCTACTGGGACGAGAGGAACGGCCCCTACCGAGCGGCGCCGTGCCCCACCCACGAGATCCTCGACCGCGCCCTCGCGACCCTCGCGGCCAACGCGGCCGACCTCCTCACCGGCCCCGACGCCGACCGCCTCACCGCGTGCGGTTCCGCCCCCTGCAACCGCTACCTGCTGCGCCACGGCCGCCGCCACTGGTGTTCCATTCGCTGCGGCGACCGCGCCCGCGCCGCCCGCGCCTACGCCCGACGCACCCAGCCGAACGCGGACTGA
- a CDS encoding ribbon-helix-helix protein, CopG family yields the protein MDSSESARVLYGLLYVRGMASKPVTIRVPEELHAQLQERAEAEGTTVTALITEAASNAVRDPRLEGAAEVFRAFVADNAAAFDRAFPDDAPDRVDAAGRAA from the coding sequence GTGGATTCCAGCGAATCCGCCCGCGTGCTGTACGGCCTGCTGTACGTTCGCGGCATGGCTTCGAAACCCGTCACGATCCGAGTCCCCGAGGAACTCCACGCGCAGCTTCAGGAGCGCGCCGAGGCCGAGGGAACCACGGTGACCGCGCTGATCACCGAGGCCGCGTCCAACGCGGTGCGCGACCCCCGCCTCGAAGGAGCCGCCGAGGTGTTCCGCGCGTTCGTCGCGGACAACGCCGCCGCGTTCGACCGGGCGTTCCCCGACGACGCGCCCGACCGGGTGGACGCCGCGGGACGGGCCGCCTGA
- a CDS encoding ArsR/SmtB family transcription factor: MSTPLYQLKAEFFKTLGHPVRIRVLELLSVREYAVAEMLPEVGVEAASLSQQLAVLRKANLVVTRREGSTVYYKLTHPQIAELLRVARGILSGVLEGQAELLADLRATSHS, translated from the coding sequence GTGAGCACACCGCTGTACCAGCTCAAGGCGGAGTTCTTCAAAACGCTGGGGCACCCGGTCCGCATCCGTGTCCTGGAACTCCTGTCCGTACGCGAGTACGCGGTCGCCGAGATGCTTCCGGAGGTCGGGGTGGAGGCCGCGAGCCTCTCCCAGCAGCTGGCCGTCCTGCGCAAGGCCAACCTGGTGGTCACCCGCCGCGAAGGCTCCACCGTGTACTACAAGCTCACCCACCCCCAGATCGCCGAACTCCTGAGGGTCGCCCGCGGCATCCTCTCCGGCGTCCTGGAAGGCCAGGCCGAACTCCTGGCCGACCTCCGCGCCACCAGCCACAGCTAG